Sequence from the Bos indicus x Bos taurus breed Angus x Brahman F1 hybrid chromosome 16, Bos_hybrid_MaternalHap_v2.0, whole genome shotgun sequence genome:
CTTCCTGCGGCAAGGCTGAGATGAGGGTCCCCTCATCCTCCTGATAGGCTTTTCCTTTGGTGGTCTTCCTGGTGGCCTCCACTCCAACCATAGACATGCTGGCTTCCGGGGAGAGGCTGGTGGACGTGCTGGAAGGGTACTCCAAGTTTTTGGCACCATGTGCCAAGGCCCTTTTCCTGGTCCTCAGGGAGGTTTTGGCAGCGCCTCCCATGGCTatgttgcttttgtttccttctggGCCCTTAGTGACGGTGACTTCAATGGCCATGCTCCGCTCTTCAGAGGCATGGAACTCGGTCATGTTCAGATCGCCCTCTGTGGCGTCTGCTGTGGCCACCTGCATCATCGCCCCTGCTGCTGACTCTTCATCAAGCTCCCTGGGTTTGGTGTTTGCCATGGCCCCACTGGGCACAGGATCGGGATTGTAGAAGTCCAGTGGGAGGCCCTCCCCGCCCGCAAAAGCTGCAGAGGTAGCCCCGGCCACCTCGGAGCCCGCGTGGAGGCTCCTGACGCTTACCTGGTCCTGATCGCCCCGGCCTTGGAAATCCATGGCTGTCGGGCTCCTCCTGTCCTCCTCGAACATGGGCATGCAGATCATATCCCCGGCTGGAATGGCGTAGGTGCTGCTCTGACTGTCCACCGGCGGCCGGAGGAGGTAGACGAGCTTCTCCCAATAGGTGAAGAGGTCTTCCCGAGAGTCCAGTGGGGGGCACAGATGCAAGTAGCAGGAGCGGCCGGTGGCGAACTTCAGGCGCAGCTGTTGTTTCTCGCGGTCGTGAATGGAGATCCTCACGAACTTCAAgggaaggagcctggtgagctctaAGGTCTTTGCAGCCTTGCGGTTCTTGGCCTTGGTGGTCTGGCTGCGGCCTGCATGGTCGTCGCAGCCGGTGGCCGGCCGGGCCAGTAGCATGACGtctgggagggggaggagggggctggtggATGCGATGCCCACGGTCACCATGCGGACGCGGTTGTGCACGTCGATCACTTCTCCCCTCTTGGTGATTTGGATAAAGTCGCTCTCGAAGATCGGGGCATACTTGAATATGTCGTACTCACCCTTGTGCAGTTGCCGCTGCAGTTTGCCCATGGTGGTGTTGAAAAGGCCCGCTCCGGCGCCGCTCTGGGCCGTGTGATACGGTAGCAGAGACTCCCGGCTCATGGCTAGCTGTGATCACAAGAAGCTGCTCTGGTGAGGCGGGCCCCTGGGTCTTCTTTTCCGTGGCCTCCTTGGCAGAAGAGGGAGCTTTGGTCTCCTGTGTCACGCAGATGGCTCCACGGCAGgtcccccaaccccaccacacCCCACAGAGCCTcccagaggcaggggtgggggtaagGGTGTGGGTGATTGCCGTGAGGATGCTGCAGGGCGCCTGGACCCCAGGCTGAGTCTCTTCAAGGGTGTTGCAGAGGTATGGTAGGCTCCCCTCAACCTCACCTCACTTCTGCTTCTGGCTTTTTGTCTCTGCGAGAGGCTGTGAAACTGTGGTCCTAGTGAAAGAAGTGACCACTCTCTCAGCCTAAACCCCCTGTGCAGCCATATTTATCCTGGCTTCCTTTGTGACCTGTCACTGTTCACATACACCTTTGTCCCATCCCTCAGCCACCCCCTCCAGGCAGGGCCACCCCAGTGCCCCGCACAGAGGACAGGTCCACCCTGCCAGGGACTCAGGCAGGtaccaaaataaaaatgtctacaAATGGGAAAGTTTTATCTGGTTCTCTTTTACCCTCCCCCAAATTCAGCAACTGGATGAAGCCTATAGGAATGTCAGAGGATGGGATGCATTTGAGCCATTCGAGCTCATGGTTTAATTGTATCGAACAATGTAGAGTTGGCAGTCTCAGTCCTTAGTCTCTCCATATACAAAATCTCAGTAAATGTTGATGGTGAttttaataataacattaaaaattgcTTCTCCAAACCCATGCAGTGTTCTTCATGTATGCTCGTAAGAGTCCACTGAGTTTGGTACTGCTGCTACTGTTCCCAGTTCACAGGTGAAGAAGCTGAGTTGCCATCTCTTAGATCTGATGGTAGCAGAGGCAGTATTTGAATGCAGGTCTACCTGATTTGTTCTGAATCTTTGTTCTGAATGCTATAGTACTTAGCCTCACAAAGAATGCTTGGGCCCGCCAAATGTATTCACACTGGACTGATTTAACTACCTTTACGAGAAGACCTGTTTTTAGAATTTGAATAattctatgtgtgtatatatattatggaGAGAACCCAAGGCAGCACAAGGGCTGGTTTTGGGATTGAATTATCTGAGAGATTGCCTCAGATCCTccccactttcagttcagtcactcagtcatgtccgactctttacgaccccatggactgcaacacgccaggcttccctgtccttcatcaactcctagagcttattcaaactcatgcccataacgtcaatgatgccatccaaccatctcatcctctgtcatccccttatcctcctgccttcaatctttcccagcatcagggtcttttccagtgagtcagttcttcacatcaggtggccaaagtactggattttcagcttcagcattagtccttccaatgaatattcaggactgatttccttgaggattgaccagtttgatctccttgaagtccaagggattctcaagagtcttctccaacaccacagttcaaaagcatcaattcttcggtgctcagctttcttcacagtccaactctcacatccatacatgaccactggaaaaaccatagccttgactagatggacctttgttggcaaagtaatgtccctgctttttaacatactgtctagcttggtcatagcttttcttccaaggagcaagtgttttttaatttcatggctgcaatccccctctgcagtgattttggagcccaagaaaataaagtctgtcactgtttccatggtttccccatctatttgccatgaagtgatgggaccggatgccatgaccttagttatttgaatgttgagttttaagtcagatttttcactctcctctttcactttcatcaagaggctctctagttcctcttcacgttctgtcataagggtggtttcatcagcatatctgaggttattgatatttctcccagcaatcttgattccagtctgtgcttcatccagcccagaatttcacatgatgtactctgcatataagtcaataagcagggtgacaatatacagcctgatgtactccttccccaatttggaaccagtctgttgttccatgtccagttctaactgttgcttcttgacctgcatacagatttctcaggaggcaggtaaggtggtttggtattcccatctcttgaaaaatttgccacagtttgttgtgatctatacagtaaagggttttggcataatcaataaagcagaagtagatgtttttctggaactctcttgctttttcgatgatccaatggatgttggcaatttgatctctggttcctctgccttttctaaatccagcttgaacatgaggaagttcacggttcacgtactgttgaagcctggcttggagaattttgagcattactttgctagcgtgtgagatgagtgcaattgtgcaggaatttgaacattctttggcattgcccttcttcttTATGCTTGTGCAAACAGCCCCTGCGTGGAAACCTACATCTTCGCTCTCGGCACACTTCCGCCCATGGTGAATTGGGGGATGGGTAGCCTGAAATGTAAGCTCCAGTTCCAAAAGTCTGCTAGGTGCCCTCCTGGAGGGTAATATCTCTCTATTGGGCAGAAATTGTTTGGAAGCCTTGACACCTACAGGGAACACGTACTGTTAGACACTCTGCCTCACTGCCACTCTCACAGAGCTAATCACAGAATAAATGATTTCTAAATTGTGGCTTGAAAGTTCTGAGAAAGGCCCCTGTTCCCAACTCTTTTATCCGAAGTTTGATTGCAATGCCTGAACTCCCACCTTAGGGAGTCATGCCTTGAGGATAAGGGCGATCTTTCCGTTAAAATACACacagatgcccatcaacagatgattggataaacaaactgtagtCTATGCCGTGGAATACTTATTCAgccaaagaaaggaatgaagtactgatacattttacgacatggatgaaccttgaaaacatgctcagTGAAA
This genomic interval carries:
- the FAM71A gene encoding protein FAM71A, with protein sequence MSRESLLPYHTAQSGAGAGLFNTTMGKLQRQLHKGEYDIFKYAPIFESDFIQITKRGEVIDVHNRVRMVTVGIASTSPLLPLPDVMLLARPATGCDDHAGRSQTTKAKNRKAAKTLELTRLLPLKFVRISIHDREKQQLRLKFATGRSCYLHLCPPLDSREDLFTYWEKLVYLLRPPVDSQSSTYAIPAGDMICMPMFEEDRRSPTAMDFQGRGDQDQVSVRSLHAGSEVAGATSAAFAGGEGLPLDFYNPDPVPSGAMANTKPRELDEESAAGAMMQVATADATEGDLNMTEFHASEERSMAIEVTVTKGPEGNKSNIAMGGAAKTSLRTRKRALAHGAKNLEYPSSTSTSLSPEASMSMVGVEATRKTTKGKAYQEDEGTLISALPQEDQDSEQEDRPRRVSQAHRGRRERREHRQKERALRGSRPRGSSEGRHKTVGDKAIRKTAGRSSGGRRATRDDKKEKGHGSPGDSKRGTVHKGVSHAPITKESRTSHKSARSLSTGSSLSTNKRLSRISSFLRNVRANLTTKTVALSHDKDVDILAKAVERKRMEAIMETAESGQGLEIAGSVTSEATETVTVAAHQ